Proteins encoded within one genomic window of Rhododendron vialii isolate Sample 1 chromosome 1a, ASM3025357v1:
- the LOC131318560 gene encoding casein kinase 1-like protein HD16 — protein sequence MPELRSGVRRGRAPAVDKRRRKSQAAETKAEHLVGNFVKTRAAAAKEAAEAKAKAKAADVAPRRGRGARLLVGAAKKGKGKEEEVIVVSEGTKVEGGEREGGFLPEEKVEGGEGEGGEGLIGGREKIMGDDSGGLSANKVTAEEEGSTAPFPEKVQVGGSPMYKIDRKLGKGGFGQVFVGRRVSGGNDRSTGPGATEVALKFEHRNSKGCNYGPPYEWQVYNTLGGSHGVPRVHYKGKQGDYYVMVMDMLGPSLWDVWNTSGQSMSSEMVACIAVESLSILEKMHSRGYVHGDVKPENFLLGQPGTPQEKKLFLVDLGLATKWRESSNGQHVEYDQRPDMFRGTVRYASVHAHLGRTASRRDDLESLAYTLIFLHRGRLPWQGYQGDNKSFLVCKKKMSTSPEMLCCFCPAPLKQFLEIVVNMKFDEEPNYSKLISLFEGLIGANPAGRPINTDGAQKIIYQVGQKRSRLNVEDDDDGLPKKKVRLGVPATQWVSIYNARMPMKQRYHYNVADARLAQHVEKGNADGLLISCVASCSNLWALIMDAGTGFTNQVYQLSPFFLHKEWIMEQWEKNYYISSIAGANNGSSLVVMSKGTQYSQQSYKVSDSFPFKWINKKWREGFHVTSMATAGTRWAVVMSRNAGYSDQVVELDFLYPSEGIHKRWDTGYRITSTAATWDQTALILSIPRRKPGDETQETLRTSQFPSTHVKEKWAKNLYLACVCYGRTVS from the exons ATGCCGGAGTTGCGCAGCGGAGTACGCCGCGGCCGTGCTCCCGCAGTAGACAAGCGGCGGCGCAAGAGTCAGGCGGCGGAAACGAAAGCGGAGCACTTGGTTGGGAATTTCGTGAAGACTAGGGCGGCCGCAGCGAAAGAGGCGGCAGAAGCGAAGGCAAAGGCTAAGGCGGCAGACGTAGCTCCGCGCAGGGGCCGGGGTGCTAGGTTGTTGGTGGGGGCAGCTaagaaggggaaggggaaagaggaggaggtgatTGTGGTGTCTGAGGGTACCAAGgttgaaggaggagagagagaaggtgggtTTTTGCCTGAAGAGAAGGTtgaaggaggagaaggagaagggggAGAGGGTTTGATTGGGGGGAGAGAAAAAATCATGGGGGATGACAGTGGTGGTTTGAGTGCTAATAAAGTAACTGCGGAGGAAGAGGGCAGCACAGCCCCTTTCCCAGAGAAG GTTCAAGTAGGAGGATCCCCAATGTATAAGATTGACAGGAAGTTAGGTAAAGGTGGCTTTGGCCAGGTCTTTGTGGGTCGCCGTGTTTCAGGTGGAAATGACCGCTCTACTGGTCCTGGGGCTACGGAG GTGGCTTTGAAATTTGAGCACAGAAATAGCAAAGGCTGTAATTATGGCCCTCCATATGAGTGGCAAGTGTACAA CACTCTTGGTGGCAGTCATGGAGTGCCTAGGGTGCACTACAAAGGAAAGCAAGGAGACTATTACGTTATG GTTATGGACATGCTAGGGCCGAGTTTGTGGGATGTGTGGAATACTTCAGGACAATC GATGTCTTCCGAAATGGTGGCATGTATTGCAGTCGAGTCTTTGTCAATCCTAGAGAAGATGCACTCAAGAGG TTATGTGCATGGAGACGTAAAGCCAGAAAACTTTTTACTTGGCCAGCCAGGTACACCACAAGAGAAGAAGTTGTTTCTTGTGGACTTGGGCTTAG CGACAAAGTGGAGAGAGAGTTCTAATGGGCAGCATGTTGAGTATGATCAACGTCCCGATATGTTCAG AGGAACCGTACGATATGCTAGTGTTCATGCACACTTGGGAAGAACTGCCAGTAGAAGAGATGATCTAGAATCTCTTGCATATACACTCATTTTTCTTCACCGTGGCAGGCTTCCTTGGCAAGGGTATCAG GGTGATAATAAGTCATTCCTAGTTTGCAAGAAAAAGATGTCAACATCCCCGGAGATGCTGTGCTGCTTCTGCCCTGcaccccttaaacaatttctcGAAATTGTGGTGAACATGAAATTTGATGAAGAGCCTAACTATTCCAAGCTAATTTCTCTGTTTGAGGGATTGATTGGAGCAAATCCTGCAGGCAGGCCAATTAACACTGATGGCGCTCAAAAG ATTATATATCAAGTAGGGCAAAAACGAAGTAGATTGAAtgttgaggatgatgatgacGGCCTGCCTAAGAAGAAGGTCCGTTTAGGAGTCCCTGCCACACAGTGGGTTTCAATTTACAATGCCAGGATGCCTATGAAACAGAG GTACCATTATAACGTGGCAGATGCAAGACTGGCTCAACATGTAGAGAAAGGAAATGCAGATGGTTTGCTCATCAGTTGTGTAGCGTCTTGTTCCAATTTATGGGCACTTATTATGGATGCTGGAACTGGCTTCACTAACCAAGTGTATCAGCTATCACCTTTCTTCTTACACAAG GAATGGATCATGGAACAGTGGGAAAAGAACTATTACATCAGTTCTATTGCTGGTGCTAACAATGGAAGCTCTCTTGTGGTTATGTCCAAAG GCACCCAATACAGTCAACAGTCCTATAAAGTTAGTGACTCCTTTCCCTTCAAGTGGATAAATAAGAAGTGGAGAGAAGGGTTTCATGTGACCTCCATGGCAACTGCCGGTACCCGATGGGCTGTTGTCATGTCTCGAAATGCTGGCTATAGTGATCAG GTTGTTGAGCTTGATTTTCTTTATCCGAGCGAGGGCATCCACAAACGTTGGGATACTGGTTACCGTATTACATCAACAGCTGCTACTTGGGATCAAACAGCTCTTATCTTGAGCATACCAAGGCGCAAACCTGGTGATGAAACTCAAGAAACTTTGCGTACATCTCAGTTTCCAAGCACACATGTTAAG GAAAAGTGGGCGAAGAATCTTTACCTTGCTTGCGTGTGCTATGGACGAACAGTGTCTTAA
- the LOC131324544 gene encoding GTP-binding protein BRASSINAZOLE INSENSITIVE PALE GREEN 2, chloroplastic: protein MIVRALSPSKLKHLRPFSHFAYTHTTTPPAPASLPLIFYPQTNPNPQNPTKALLINPSQPFLLRPFSSQTNPPKTPTTTLPLNRDGNYNEKPTSSPSPFPICPGCGVPMQYSDPKQPGFVINPIPKTPNYKSPIDRNPVAEEPEISNSLKRGMLNELVEPENDENPNPSFLEKLVVCSRCHSLRHYGRVRDPTVENLLPDFDFDHTVGRKLNSTAGARTVVLVVVDAADFDGSFPKKVAKLVSTAIDENYAVWKEGKSGNVPRVVLVVTKIDLLPSSLSPTRLEHWVRTRAREGGASKITSVHLVSAMRDWGLKNLFDDVVGLAGPRGNVWAIGAQNAGKSTLINSIGKHVGGKIVHLTEAPVPGTTLGIVRVEGVLPSQAKLFDTPGLLHPHQISTRLTREEQKLVQISKELKPRTYRIKAGHSVHIGGLMRLDIEELSTDSIYITVWASPYLPLHMGKTENVQKMLEDHFGRQLQPPIGEKRSEELGQWVRKEFRVSGNSWDSSSVDIAAAGLGWFAIGLKGEASLGVWTYDGIDVILRNSLIPDRARSFEVAGFTVSKIVSKADQTSNKLKRQSGKKQKRSPLKAEAALAPITHSHIS from the exons atGATAGTCCGAGCACTCTCTCCATCGAAGCTCAAACACCTCCGTCCATTCTCTCACTTCGCCTATACACACACCACAACACCACCTGCACCTGCATCTCTTCCATTAATCTTTTATCCCCAAACAAATCCCAACCCCCAAAACCCTACCAAAGCCCTACTAATAAACCCCTCACAACCCTTCCTCCTCAGACCCTTCTCCTCCCAAACCAACCCCCCTAAAACCCCAACAACCACTTTACCCCTCAACAGAGATGGAAATTACAACGAAAAACCCACCTCCTCCCCATCTCCCTTCCCCATTTGCCCCGGTTGTGGCGTCCCAATGCAATACTCTGACCCTAAACAACCTGGGTTTGTCATCAACCCAATCCCCAAAACACCTAACTACAAATCTCCCATCGATCGAAACCCAGTTGCAGAGGAACCCGAGATATCAAATTCCCTCAAAAGGGGCATGCTCAATGAGCTAGTGGAACCCGAAAACGacgaaaaccctaaccctagtttTCTTGAAAAGCTTGTGGTTTGCTCCAGGTGCCACAGCCTGAGGCACTACGGGAGGGTGAGGGATCCGACGGTGGAGAATTTGTTGCCGGATTTCGATTTCGATCATACGGTTGGGAGGAAGTTAAATTCGACGGCGGGGGCGAGGACAgtggttttggtggtggtggacgCGGCGGATTTCGACGGGTCCTTCCCCAAGAAGGTGGCCAAGTTGGTGTCCACCGCCATCGATGAGAATTACGCCGTGTGGAAGGAGGGCAAGTCGGGAAATGTGCCTAGGGTTGTGTTGGTGGTGACAAAGATTGATCTTTTGCCGAGTTCGTTGTCTCCGACTCGGTTGGAGCATTGGGTTCGGACCCGAGCGAGAGAGGGAGGGGCTAGTAAGATAACAAGTGTGCATTTGGTGAGTGCAATGAGGGATTGGGGGTTAAAGAATCTGTTTGATGATGTGGTGGGATTGGCTGGTCCTAGAGGGAATGTGTGGGCTATTGGGGCACAGAATGCGGGGAAGTCAACGTTGATCAATTCGATAGGGAAACATGTTGGGGGGAAGATTGTGCATTTGACTGAGGCGCCCGTGCCGGGTACTACATTGGGGATTGTTAGGGTTGAGGGGGTACTGCCGAGTCAGGCGAAGCTGTTTGATACGCCGGGACTTTTGCACCCTCATCAGATTTCGACAAGGTTGACTAGGGAAGAGCAGAAACTTGTGCAGATTAGCAAGGAGTTGAAACCCAGAACGTATAGAATCAAG GCAGGGCATTCAGTTCATATTGGTGGACTGATGAGGTTAGATATAGAGGAATTGTCAACAGATTCTATTTATATCACCGTGTGGGCATCTCCTTACCTTCCATTACACATGGGGAAAACTGAGAATGTACAAAAAATGCTGGAGGATCATTTTGGTCGTCAATTACAG CCACCAATTGGGGAAAAACGATCTGAGGAGCTTGGGCAATGGGTTAGGAAAGAATTCCGTGTCTCTGGCAATTCTTGGGACTCAAGCTCTGTAGACATTGCTGCTGCAGGTCTGGGTTGGTTTGCTATTGGGCTTAAAGGAGAGGCTTCTTTAGGAGTTTGGACTTATGATGGAATTGATGTTATTCTACGCAATTCTCTGATTCCCGATAGAGCGAGGAGTTTTGAAGTCGCAGGGTTTACGGTCTCAAAAATTGTCTCCAAAGCTGATCAAACTTCAAACAAGTTGAAACGCCAAAGTGGAAAGAAGCAGAAGCGGAGTCCCTTGAAAGCTGAAGCAGCTTTGGCCCCAATAACTCACTCCCACATCAGTTAA